The following DNA comes from Pongo pygmaeus isolate AG05252 chromosome 9, NHGRI_mPonPyg2-v2.0_pri, whole genome shotgun sequence.
cttgtacccaTGTAGTACACATGGCCCTTGTGGCTCATGTGGCTTCTCCAGGTAAGAACACATCTTTTTGTTTCAATATCAGCCTTGACCTTAGAAGTATGAACTTTTGCTAAACCAGTATCAATAGTATGTTCTGATGAGCTGGTTATCTTGttctttgtgaaaattaaatactaTAGACCTATATTCTGTATGGGATGGAATTTGTTCTACATCAattaagtttgattttttttgtaaaccCTCTTGCATGGTCCAAATGTGCCAGGTGATATGAGAAATAAGAAGAGTTTCTTATAAGAGCTTTTgcattcaactgtaaaatggcAACACACTCAGACTCCCCTCTTTGCTatggagagctttcttctttcacttattaaacttTTACTTCAACCTCACCCTTTGGATCCATGCTCCTTAACTGGTCATGAGACAATGAACTCAGATAACACTTCAGACAATGAGACCATTGACCATTGACCTGTTTCACTGTGAGGAGTCGTATAAGTCAATAAGCCCTACCCATGTACACAAAGCTTccaattagcattttagtgactCACTCTTGAATATAAACAAACcacttggccgggtgcagtggctcacacctgtaatcccagcactttgggaggctgaggcaggcagatcacctgaggtcaggagttcaagaccagcctgggcaacatggtgaaaacccatctcttgcaaaaatacaaaaattagcctggcttggtggcatatgcctgtattcccagctacccaggaagctgaagcaggagaattgcttgagcccaggagacagaggttgcagtgagctgagatcatgccactgcactctagcctgagtgacagagtgagactccatctcaaacaaacaaacaacaacaaaaacacaaacaactaaGGATTGCCAGGCATTTGAGGAAATCCTCTAATTTGAAAGACAGACAGCAAAATACACAAATAACTAACAAATAAGcttcaagaaaacaaagaaattatggcaagcagaagaaaatttacaaaagcaTCATTTATTGTTGAGCACCCGATTCTGTTGCTGTTTGGGTGCCACTGTGTAACCCTTATGGACCTAGGGGGACTGAACAAAGGGTGGGGGGTGTCGAACATAGGAATAAAAGACAAGAGACAAAAGAGTATATTaggaagaaggggtcagggggcAACTTGCCTCTAGTGGACAAGGGCGCTGAGCTTTACACAGCCCTCCATATTTATTATGCAAAAGAGATAGTGAGAAGTGGGGTCTAAAAAGGGGTCAGAGTAGGCTTGCAAGACTGCATTCCCTAGATGTCCCAGTAGATAACCTCAAGGAACTTGGTGACAGGAAGCGATTGCCCTCAGCAAACCTTCTGTCGCCAGGAGCAGTCGTGAGTTTGCTCACATCCTGCATTtatgataaacagtttgctgtttgatcatatagcctccagtggaatgctgagttggtcacaTCCAATGGGCCTTCAGCTCCCTGCCTATCCCCCTTTGTGTTTATGAATTAATTGAAAAAATGTaaggccaggctgggcagctCTCATTTTCCAATTGGCAGTCCATCCGATTTTACAGACTATAAACAGAAGACAGAGACAAAACCACATTATTCCCAGAACTACGTATAAGATGTTAATGTGGTGCCTTAGATAGGTCCAAGGGTTGGGGCTCTCTAGTCTTCTAAAGAAGGCTGAAATTCTTGAGTTTGCctatttaaataaagaattttgttttataattcacCAACATCAAAGCTGGTGTTGGATGTGAAAGCTCCCTGCAAATGGGCTTTCATAAGGTCCCATGGATACTCACTTTGGGTATATTCTAATTTGGTTACACAAACATATGTGTGATTAAAATGACTATGCAATTGCTGTTGCAACTGCAAGCTTTGTACTTGTTACCCCAACCATAGAACCATGGATTTTTAACATTGCCACTTCAGTTTGTAACTCAGTGTTAATTTTATTCTGAAGTAGCCACATTTGGTTGGCTGTGTGCATCCAGTTCTCCTTGTACTGAGCTGTTTGAATAGAGTTATGCAAAGCTACAGAGGACATCACAACAGAATATTAGTGTGACCAAggaaacaatagcaaaaattatCATGCCTAAGGCTCTACTGACACGATGAGTAAGCTGAGTTAGAAGAAGTTTCACAAAATGCAAAGCACATGTGGCAGCCCAAGGCtcagacagattaacaggaatcTATAGCCCAGGGATGCAACCCAAAATCATCAAAGTAGAGATATTATGTGTTTGCAATGTGCTATGATTAATGTAGTGATATAACTGGCAAGATTTGCAGGTCAATTGGGTATTGTTTACATGGAAATGGTCCTTCTTACCTGCAAAAAAGACATAAGGATTAAAAACACAAACTGTAAATTGAATGGTGATATTCTTTACAAATGCAACATTAAGACTGTGTCACAACTCTGGTCGGCCTTCTCTCCATCTTTGCACTCAGGCTCAGCTGACTCATGGCTTGTACTGGAGGGACCAGGCCCATGGTTGGCCACCCTGAGTTCCTCCAGTCTCCTGTTCCATGGTTGCACCCACCTTGAGGGCACCTGCACAGCCTGTGCATTTCCTGTAAAAACACAGGCTGTAAAAACATACCCTCGTCCCCACATCAGTAAATCCACCAGACCTTTCCATTGTCCTTCTTCTGGGGATGTCCATAACACTTTTGGGTaaactttcctcttttcctctaacACTTGCCAATGTCTTTCTGCTGGAGTCTTACCATCCACACCaggagtcaaaaaatttaaagcaaataaGGCTAAATGTAGTTTTGATTGAGGTGGTAGTTGGCCTCCTTCAcccctgttttgtttttgcaacaTGAGTTGTAATGTTTGATGTGCTCACTCTATCATGCCTTGTCCTTTAGGACTATAAGGAATTCCTGTTTTATGGGTTATAGCCCAAAGCTctaagaaattttgaaaagcatGACTAGTATAAGCGGGTCCATTGTCAGTTTTTAATGGTCCCAGAAGTTATGTGTGAGAACAAATATGAGGAATATGAAAAGGAGCTGCACGAGAATGAATAACTTGAagtcttaaaaacaaattaagcaGTTCTGGGTCTTGTGTACTTTTAATTGTAGTGGTTTCTATGTTACTGGCTACATTTACAACATAAGCTGAATCACAGACAATGTTGATAGGATCTGAAGCTGTGAGCTGTAAAACCTGAATGACTGCAGTTAGCTCTTAGCATTGAGCTGAAGCCCCAGAGGTCACTATTGTTTGAGTAGGTTTAGTCCATAGACAGCAGCAGGACCTTTGGAAGAACCATCAGTAAAATGAGTCTGTCCACCTGGAACAGGCTTGTGATGAGTAATCACaggaagaatgaaagaatggatTTTATAAAACTGCAAAATTTTGTCTGAGGGGTAGtaaaagcaaagatttttttggcTGTAGCTGGGAGGCACACCGCTGCTGAAGCATCTGCCCCACAAGTTGCAACTCTGCCCCTGCCTCCCTGGTCAGCCACCGTGGGGTATCCAAAGAAGAATCTCCTTGCAGGGTTTAACCTGTCTTTCCAGTTATTGATATCAGGTTAGGGTTTCCTTGTCAGAATTTTCCCTAAACCTTTTTCACTCTGATATCCCATGTTCTTCAACATTTTAAATCCTGGGTTATCAAACTTTTCATTTGTAAGTCTCATATCCCATGATGTAAGTAAGTCTCAACCCCATAAATTGATAGCTATATTTGCAACATAAGGCTGAAAAGTACATGGCTGTCCATCCAGACCAAGACAAGGTAAAATCTCAGTGCTCTATTGAACACTTTGAGCTGTTCCTGCTCCCACTAGGATGTAGAAGTTAATTGCAAGGGCCAAGATGGGGGCCAATTGTCTTTGGATATTACTGACACATCAGCTCCTGTATCCATGAGcccataccatttctttcctttaatttgTACTACACAGGTGGGTCTATTAGAGGCTATTGGTTGTGATAGATTTCCCATGTAGTTGTGCTCCTAAaccctttatttccttgtttctcCTTTCATGGAGAAGGGTGTGATTTGCAGGGAATAAGCAATAATTGAGCAATATATTCTCCCCATTCAAAAACCCAAAGATCTTGTGACACTAAAacaacttgaatttctccttcatAATCGGAGTCAATTACTCCTGGGACTACAGTGATGCCTTGCAAGTTAAGACAGCTTTTGCCTAAAATTTGCCTAAAATTAGTCCCATATATCCTGTTGGTAAACATCCCCAAATGCCAGTGGGAATCTTGGTGGGTTTGTCTCCCCCAAGTAGCATTATCCATTCTCTGACTGGGAGATCTAATCCTGCACGTCCTGGTGTTCCTGGGGTGAGGGTATCAATGTGCCTCTGGGAATCCATCCCTGAAACGGGGTTGAGGTCTGGACTGGGAATGCCCTCATTGCTTGAGGGGCCCAGGTTCAGGCCCCTGTCTCATTTCCCGACAGGGTGGTGCCATTCTGATGAAATTTTGAGTGGAACTGATTAGCCCTTTGTTACAGTGAGGACAAAGCCCTGGCATCTTTTCTGCTGGGTGGGGCACTGCAGTGTAAGGTCCTTTCTGTCCTGAGATCTGGTggcattccttttttaaaatgtccagtttttccacagttataacattttcccattttagGGTCTGACCTTTGGCTCCTTCTAGATTTGTCAACTGCTGAATTAGCCATTGCTTGAACTAACATTGCAGAGCGATGAAGCTCAGTTCCTACATCCTGACAAGCTCAGGGAAAATTTCCCAAGTTTTTTGTACACCTCACTGGTGCCAGTGCATGTTTATAATCCATGTTTGCATTCTCAAAAGCTAGAGTTAAGGTTAACATTTCTGCAGCTGTGGTATGAGGAATCTGATGCTTCACTACCTCTTGTAATCTTGCAAGAATTTGTGCATAGGGCACCTGTGACCCTTGCATGATATGTAAAAAGAATTGTACTGGGAATCCCTCTTCAGCAATTGTGGCCCAGGTGCATTTAGTGGCCTGGGCCCACTGCTGATAAGCAGCATCTGGGAGTGCCATTTGATGTTCCAGGGCCATCACCTAACAGCATATCCTCTGTAACGTCTCTGTGTCCAGCAATACAGTTCTGTTTAGCCTGGTCTGCACACATTTCTTGCCAATTTAATTTCCATGTCAGATATGCACTAGTGGACAAGCAAGTTCACACCAAGTGTTTCACATCAAGAGGTAAAAGACACATAGCACCAAACACAGATTCTAGCAATCCTAAAGTGAATGGGCTCTGTATGCCATTATTTACCACACTCGCTTTTAATTCCTTCAACAACTTAAACTCTAGTGCAGTGTGTTCATGAATAACCTGCTATGGATTATTTGGATCAGGCCttacagaaataggaaaagcACAAGGTCCTAAGGGCTCTCCAGCTATAGCAGCAGAGCATAAAATTCTTTGTATTGGGGTTTCTGTTTCTGCTACCGAAGGAGGCAGTACAGACATTTCTGCAACTGGAGGAGGTGGTATAGGCCAGTTTTTATCCTCCCtctcctgttttttattttcagttggaGCTGTGGGTGGGACAAcagattctttcagatttttagattCAGGCTGCTGTCCCACAGAATAATAAGGAGATAATGGCAGAAGTACAGTACGAACTAAGCTCCAagtggagaaaacagaagaatcaaCTTTAAGACCTTTTTGATGAGCCCATTTTAATCCTTCTGCTCTGTCCCAATTTTCCACATCAAGAGTGCCTGCCTGTGGAAACCATGGGTTATGCATAATAACCTCCTGCAGCAGCTTAGTTAGTGTCTGAGAACTAACCTGAGCACCAGTTTGTTTCAACAAAACTTTAAGCAATggcacatcatgtttttcttcaaTAGACAAATTCTGCCCCATGTTACCCTTAGTGCAAAAACTTCCCGTTCTCAGTACTTCTTTAGTGCACTGCTCCCAGTACCTCTTTAGGACACTGTCCTTATATCTGCTGCCAGCAGACTTGACCCGGGGTCCCCATTTGCCTTGTCAATTTCAGTTCCTCTGCTCCAGCAGAACttcttcattcatttcctcaAAGTCCCTGTGTTTGGATACCACTTGTAGAGCACCTGATTCTGTCGCTGTTTGGGGTGCTACTATGTAGCATGCATGAACCTAGGGGGACTGAACAAAAGAGGCAAATGCGGGAATAAGAGACAAGagacaaaagagtatatttggaagaaggaGTCAGGGGGCACCTTGCCTCTAGTGAACAAGGGCCCTGAACTTTACACAGCCCTCCAtatttattaggcaaaagagACGGTGAGAAAGGGGATGGAAGAAGGGGTCAGCTGCTTGGTCCAGAGTAGGCTTGCAAGACTGCATTCCCTAGATGTCCCAGTAGACAACCTCAAGAAGCTTGGTGCCAGGACGTGATTGCCCTCAGTAAACCTTCTGTTGGCAGGAGCAGTCATGAGTTTGCTCGcatcctgcattcatgataaacagtttgctgtttgatcatatagcctccagtggaatgctgagttggtcGTGTCCCATGGGCCTTCGGCTCCCTACAATTTATATCATGGAAgatataagagaaaatatattcaggAAACAAGAACAGGAggctataaaaaagaaatatttagctgggcatggtggctcatgactggaATCTTAGCACtgtggagcctgaggcaggtggatcacttgaggtcaggagtttgagatcagcctggctaacatagagatacctcacctctactaaaaatacaaaaattagccaggagtggtggagcacacctgtaattccagctactcaggaggctgaggcataagaatcgcttgaacctgggaggtggaggctgcagtgagctgagattgcgccactgcactccagcctgggtgacagagttgagactctctcaagaaaatatatataaataaaataaaattaaatttaaaaagaaacatttagggAATAAGACAGTAGTTTTGGTTTTCTTGCTGAAAAATTGAAACTGAATCTGATCAAAACTCTAGATGAAGAGAAGTGCAGGGGACAGTGGAGTATTTTAAACAATGCCCTAGGGATTAATCAGCAGAATTCAGACTCTGGGAAGCTCTATAAGGAAAAGTTATCAGTTTCATCCCCaacaataaaatgtaagaaaaaaagagaggaagatggAATCTATGGATTAAATAAAGACCTAGAGTACATATAAACAATTGATGACCTTGCATAGAAAAGAGACAATCCAGAATCTAAGGCTAAGATAGTATTGATGGATGGATAAGTAAAATTATAAGCTAATTTATGAACTTAATGCAAAAACAGTAATACCAGTAAATGAAATGCAGCaatgtattcattaaaaattcatttactcCAGGAATTTAGGAATTTAAAGATACTTATAGCATGACATTAGAGAGCCTATTAATGTAATTTACCTCATTAACAGATTAGAAAAAATATGATCATATCAGTAAACGCAGAAGACAGACTTGACACTcattcatgaaaaaaatgaaaatatatcttagcaaactaagaaaaaatgaaaatctctTTACCCTAAAAATAGTATCTATTCCCAACCTATGACAATCATCATATTTAATAGTGAAATCTTAATTGCATTTCCCTGTGGTCAGGAACAGGTCAAGGATGCCTGCTAACCACACTGCTACTCAACAGTGTGCAAGAATTCTTGGCCAATGTCATATAATAAAGGAAGcatgagggagagaggaaggaagggagggaatgtGGTTGGGAGTGGGgggaagagtgagagagagagagggagcaggagattggaaaggaagaaatcagaaaTCATTATATTTTGCAAGTGGTAAGATTACCTgtctgtttgttcatttatttattgagacagagtcttgctctgtcccccagcctggagtgcagtggtgtgatcttggctcactgcaacctctgcctcctgggttcaaccaattcttgtgccttagcctcctgagtaggcaggattacaggcatgtgccaccatgcccagctaattttttgtatttttagtagagacggagtttcgccatgttggcaaggctggtttcaaactcctgacctcaagtgatccacctgtctcggcctccccaagtgctgggattacaggtgtgagccactgtgccagggcAAGATTGTCTATTTGAACTAATAAAAGAATTTAGCAAGTGTGCTAGGAATGAGATTAATATACATAAATCAGGTgcatttttgtaccagtatcaagTAAGtacaatttttgaaaaagataGCATTTACAAATTGCACACAAAGCTATAAAGTGCCTAAGTATAACTCTAATAAAAGCTGTGCAAGGCCCtggtaaaaacaaacacacacatcttcTGTTACCAGGGCAACCCTGGAGACATAGCTGAGAAagctctttattttcttaaacagtAGATAACTAAGAAAGCTCATTGTTCTTCCTTAAACaggtttttaaatcattttatctaCAGGTATGTTTGCTTAAGAGAACTTCAGATGGCCCAGGAGGCTGCTGGAGCCTCAGGACTCTTTGGCAATTACTGGAGGAAGATAAGGTCAGAGCAAGACCCCAGCAAACCGAGCTGGTGACGCCTTGTTACCTTCAGATCATTAATGTATCATTATAATGCTAAAGTCCTGTATTAGgccacactgctgataaagacatatcagtagagacggagtttcgccctgttggcaaggctggtttcaaactcctgacctcaagtgatccacctgtctcggcctccccaagtgctgggattacaggtgtgagccactgtgccagggcAAGATTGTCTATTTGAACTAATAAAAGAATTTAGCAAGTGTGCTAGGAATGAGATTAATATACATAAATCAGGTgcatttttgtaccagtatcaagTAAGtacaatttttgaaaaagataGCATTTACAAATCGCACACAAAGCTATAAAGTGCCCAAGTATAACTCTAATAAAAGCTGTGCAAGGCCCtggtaaaaacaaacacacacaccttcTGTTACCAGGGCAACCCTGGAGACATAGCTGAGAAagctctttattttcttaaacagtAGATAACTAAGAAAGCTCATTGTTCTTCCTTAAACaggtttttaaatcattttatctaCAGGTATGTTTGCTTAAGAGAACTTCAGATGGCCCAGGAGGCTGCTGGAGCCTCAGGACTCTTTGGCAATTACTGGAGGAAGATAAGGTCAGAGCAAGACCCCAGCAAACCGAGCTGGTGACGCCTTGTTACCTTCAGATCATTAATGTATCATTATAATGCTAAAGTCCTGTATTAGgccacactgctgataaagacatatctgagactaggcaatttacaaaataaagagatttaattggactcaTAAATCCAATTTTGATttatggctggggaagcctcacaatcatggtagaaggcaaagaggaacaagtcacatcttacatggatggcagcaggcaaagggaTAAGTcgaaattgaagaagacagaaGCACAAGAGAAAAATCCACTGCCTTCCAAAGAAATGATTGAACAGGAGAAGCAAGCCAGTGAATCATAATGAGGCATGTGCTGCCAATATGCACTGTACATTCCACAAGCATTGCTTTCTTACTTTACTTATTTTAgctgtttaactttgtaagatgcATAGAGGTTGGATCAAGTTTAAATGATTCTGCTGCCCCTTTCACATCAAAGAACTACTGACAATGAAGGCCAAGCCTGCCACTCCCATCTGACTTTCTGActggcagaaaaggaaagaacatgCATTTTAGTGAAGGAAGAAGTGGGGTAGGACAACAATGAAATCTAGAGTAAAACCAAGCTGGCCCAAGGTGTCATGCAGGCTGTAATACAGTTTAAtcagtggcatttttttttttgttcaaatgATTTTAAGTATTGGAatgcaaaattttcaaaaatatgcaaatagaaagtttaaaaacttaaaaaaaaaagggcggggggaaactcctctttttaaaaccatcagatctcaggagacttactcattatcacgagaacagcccGGGAAAggcttgcccccatgattcaattacctcctaccgggtccctcccacggcatgtgggaattcaagatgagatttgggtggggacacacccaaaccatatcaaatccCCACCCCTAGAAGAAAATTGCTGCCATTTTCTGAACATACCTCATATGAAGAAGCATGTTTATGATCTGCAACTGCACATCTGGAGTTCCTCCCTGTACATGCTTACATACATACCTCCCCGCCGCACATCTAATTCCTTAAAGTTCCCTGGCTTCCATCACCTTCAGGAGAAGGGGTTCTTTAGAAAAAGAGCTCACTCCTCCATTCCTGACCAGCAATAAAACCTGCTTGCCTTTTTTTCCAATTGGATATTCTTTCTTGGCCATCAATACAAAGTAAGGAAAGAACTTGGTTTCCCAGtgacagaaggaaataaaggatgaCCAAAATAAATTGAGGGATATACTGTATATACGATTGGGAAGAAGCAATGTAGAGATGCAAGCTCCCCTGTGCCCCTAAAAATCTATACACAGaatgcattttaataaaaaaatcctataaaacaTATTTGTGGAAATTGAggtttatcttcttttaaaaaataatttcaacttttattttagattcagagagtacctgtgcaggtttgtataTTGTATGaagctgaggtttggggtgtgaattatcccatcactcaggtagtgagcataatacccaatggtttttcaaccctttctcccattccctccttcttttctccctccaatCTAGTAGTCCCCAGAGTCTATTGCCATCTTTCTGTCCATGACcccccaatgtttagctcctacttataagtgagaatatatggtatttggttttctgttcttctgttaattcactaaagataatggcctccagctgcatctatgttgctgcagaggacatagtttcattcttttttatggctatgtagtattccatggtgtatatgcaccacattttcttcatccaatccactgttgacaggcacctaggttgattccatgtctttgctattgtgaatagtgctgcaattaacatacaagtccagctgggcatggtggctcatgcctgtaatcctagcactttgggaggccgaggcgggtggatcacgaggtcaggagatcaagaccatcctggctaacatggtgaaaccctgttctactaaaaaaaaaaatacaaaaaattagccgggtgtggaggtggatgcctgtagtcccagctactcatgaggctgaggcaggagaatggtgtgaacccgggaag
Coding sequences within:
- the LOC129007815 gene encoding thymosin beta-4-like translates to MAEVQQRDKSKLKKTEAQEKNPLPSKEMIEQEKQASES